A genomic segment from Streptomyces sp. NBC_00237 encodes:
- a CDS encoding FHA domain-containing protein encodes MYSIIVVPAHCAGPGEQFRLAPGETLRFGRTPPDGSSVPHLTLAHDGVSRSAGEIRASGAFWTLSNLGSRQTYVVENPEGAGEHIKIAPGRLDAPVPFEFSRVVLPAAGELLAFEVWAPRHDYVTADPSLPGALTAPAFALDRTKRYFAVLAALCEPRLRGEPHAPLPTVDQVVERLRPHWPGASRTSVQWNIDYLAVKLRLKQPPEAADCGPRLNGKKESLVSLALRFDLVRETELSLLEGELTKR; translated from the coding sequence ATGTACAGCATCATCGTGGTTCCCGCGCACTGTGCGGGTCCCGGGGAACAATTCCGGCTGGCTCCGGGGGAAACCCTGCGTTTCGGCCGTACGCCGCCGGACGGCAGCTCCGTACCCCACCTCACGCTCGCCCACGACGGGGTGTCCCGGTCCGCCGGGGAGATCCGGGCCAGCGGCGCGTTCTGGACGCTGAGCAACCTCGGCTCCCGGCAGACGTACGTCGTCGAGAACCCGGAAGGGGCGGGCGAGCACATCAAGATCGCGCCGGGACGCCTCGACGCGCCCGTGCCCTTCGAGTTCTCCAGGGTGGTGCTGCCCGCCGCCGGGGAGCTGCTGGCCTTCGAGGTGTGGGCGCCGCGCCACGACTACGTGACGGCGGACCCGTCCCTGCCCGGAGCCCTCACCGCGCCCGCCTTCGCCCTCGACCGTACGAAGCGGTACTTCGCGGTGCTCGCCGCGCTGTGCGAGCCCCGGCTGCGCGGCGAACCGCACGCCCCGCTGCCGACCGTCGACCAGGTGGTGGAACGGCTGCGTCCGCACTGGCCCGGCGCGTCCCGCACTTCCGTGCAGTGGAACATCGACTACCTGGCCGTGAAACTCCGCCTCAAGCAGCCCCCGGAAGCGGCGGACTGCGGCCCCCGGCTCAACGGCAAGAAGGAGTCCCTGGTCTCGCTCGCGCTGCGCTTCGATCTCGTACGGGAGACCGAACTGTCGCTGCTCGAAGGCGAGTTGACCAAGAGATGA
- a CDS encoding protein kinase — protein sequence MTFAVPVPPGYRIGSWQVREPLAAGAFGSVYAAVKVSGAPGGLPPEAALKFLPTGTRTPRQLNHLRELAQRELTMHRKLSRPRLIRMYEALTVDDPDLPELDGATVLVLERAEGSLDALLAREPVPAAGPALLAQVCEGIHQLHHAGWVHGDLKPGNVLLMADGTVRLGDFNLAAEMDGTHAYAPAFATPDYTPPELLWSEISDNGRQVRPSTDVWAFGVLAHLVLTGKPPLPGGGGSGGGPAARSEALLGYARGEADLHLDPELPEGWRDIVTDCLARTHEERSAFDAAGLLRRIEAVTGSAPAPRLPRLRPRSRRTVRALWAAGAAVAVLGASLGFLALREQPVPDAEYGAAELRTDKGVPVAYRKLIVDAAHQCGERDVTPAQIAAILKVESDFDADLWDPANDEYGIARWSPRVVRYWLRSDERPKTGNPKPPFPPEQSIPALGRYLCAITPALWPNLNVSTSVAGAVAHRSSASRVNEWGGAPAKLRPHADKVAHYLKEYAAQGAGAP from the coding sequence ATGACCTTCGCCGTCCCCGTCCCGCCCGGCTACCGGATCGGCTCCTGGCAGGTGCGCGAGCCGCTCGCGGCCGGGGCCTTCGGGAGCGTGTACGCGGCCGTGAAGGTGTCCGGGGCGCCCGGCGGCCTGCCCCCGGAAGCAGCCCTGAAGTTCCTGCCCACCGGCACCCGCACCCCGCGCCAGCTGAACCACCTGCGCGAACTCGCCCAGCGCGAGCTGACGATGCACCGCAAGCTGTCCCGCCCCCGGCTGATCCGGATGTACGAGGCGCTGACCGTCGACGACCCGGACCTCCCGGAGCTGGACGGCGCGACCGTTCTCGTACTGGAGCGGGCCGAGGGCTCCCTCGACGCCCTGCTCGCCCGGGAGCCCGTGCCCGCCGCCGGGCCCGCGCTGCTCGCCCAGGTCTGCGAGGGCATACACCAGCTGCACCACGCGGGCTGGGTGCACGGCGACCTCAAGCCCGGCAACGTACTGCTGATGGCGGACGGCACGGTGCGGCTCGGGGACTTCAACCTGGCCGCCGAGATGGACGGCACCCACGCGTACGCGCCCGCGTTCGCGACGCCCGACTACACACCGCCGGAACTGCTCTGGTCGGAGATCAGCGACAACGGGCGGCAGGTCAGACCGAGCACGGACGTGTGGGCGTTCGGGGTGCTGGCGCACCTGGTGCTGACGGGGAAGCCGCCGCTGCCCGGCGGCGGAGGCAGCGGGGGCGGGCCCGCCGCCCGCTCGGAGGCGCTGCTCGGCTACGCGCGCGGGGAGGCGGACCTGCACCTCGATCCGGAACTCCCCGAGGGGTGGCGGGACATCGTCACCGACTGCCTGGCCCGCACGCACGAGGAGCGGTCCGCGTTCGACGCCGCCGGGCTGCTGCGCCGTATCGAGGCGGTGACCGGCTCCGCGCCCGCGCCCCGGCTGCCCCGGCTGCGGCCCCGTTCGCGGCGGACGGTGCGGGCGCTGTGGGCGGCGGGAGCGGCCGTCGCGGTCCTCGGGGCTTCGCTGGGGTTCCTGGCGCTGCGGGAGCAGCCCGTCCCGGACGCCGAGTACGGGGCGGCCGAGCTGCGCACGGACAAGGGCGTCCCGGTGGCGTACCGGAAGCTGATCGTCGACGCGGCGCACCAGTGCGGCGAACGGGACGTCACGCCCGCGCAGATCGCGGCGATCCTGAAGGTGGAGAGCGACTTCGACGCGGACCTGTGGGACCCGGCCAACGACGAGTACGGGATCGCCCGGTGGAGCCCCCGGGTGGTGCGCTACTGGCTGCGCAGCGACGAACGGCCGAAGACCGGGAACCCGAAGCCGCCGTTCCCGCCGGAGCAGTCGATTCCGGCGCTGGGCAGGTACCTGTGCGCGATCACCCCGGCGCTGTGGCCGAACCTCAACGTCTCCACGTCGGTAGCGGGGGCGGTCGCGCATCGCTCCTCCGCCTCCCGGGTCAACGAGTGGGGCGGAGCGCCGGCGAAGCTCCGCCCCCATGCGGACAAGGTCGCGCACTACCTCAAGGAGTACGCAGCCCAGGGCGCCGGGGCACCCTGA
- the purH gene encoding bifunctional phosphoribosylaminoimidazolecarboxamide formyltransferase/IMP cyclohydrolase codes for MSVNSANPANSIANSIKKRPIQRALVSVYDKTGLEELAQGLHEAGVELVSTGSTAAKIAAAGVPVTRVEELTGFPECLDGRVKTLHPRVHAGILADLRLEDHRNQLAELGVEPFDLVVVNLYPFTQTVASGASPDECVEQIDIGGPSMVRAAAKNHPSVAVVTSPVRYADVLAAAKDGGFDLTARKRLAAEAFQHTAAYDVAVAAWFADDYAAADDSGFPDFIGQTYARKNVLRYGENPHQGAARYVDGTGGLAEAEQLHGKEMSYNNFTDTDAARRAAYDHAEPCVAIIKHANPCGIAIGDDVAEAHRKAHACDPLSAFGGVIAVNRPVSVAMAKQVAEIFTEVIVAPAYEDGAVEVLARKKNIRVLRCEGEPSAKVEVKPIDGGALLQVTDRLQAEGDDPKNWTLATGEALSGEELAELSFAWKASRAVKSNAILLAKGGASVGVGMGQVNRVDSAKLAVERAGEERAKGSYAASDAFFPFPDGLEILLNAGVKAVVQPGGSVRDELVVEAAKKAGVTMYFTGTRHFFH; via the coding sequence ATGTCGGTGAACTCCGCTAACCCGGCCAACTCCATCGCCAATTCCATCAAGAAGCGGCCCATCCAGCGGGCGCTGGTCAGCGTCTACGACAAGACCGGTCTGGAGGAGCTGGCCCAGGGCCTGCACGAGGCCGGCGTCGAGCTGGTGTCGACCGGCTCCACCGCCGCGAAGATCGCCGCCGCCGGTGTCCCCGTCACCCGGGTCGAGGAGCTGACAGGGTTCCCCGAGTGCCTGGACGGCCGGGTCAAGACCCTGCACCCGCGCGTGCACGCCGGGATCCTCGCCGACCTGCGCCTGGAGGACCACCGCAACCAGCTCGCCGAGCTGGGCGTCGAGCCCTTCGACCTCGTCGTCGTCAACCTCTACCCGTTCACGCAGACCGTCGCGTCCGGCGCGAGCCCCGACGAGTGCGTCGAGCAGATCGACATCGGCGGCCCGTCGATGGTCCGCGCCGCCGCCAAGAACCACCCGTCGGTTGCCGTCGTCACCAGCCCGGTCCGGTACGCGGACGTCCTCGCGGCGGCCAAGGACGGCGGCTTCGACCTGACCGCCCGCAAGCGCCTCGCGGCCGAGGCGTTCCAGCACACGGCCGCGTACGACGTCGCCGTCGCGGCCTGGTTCGCCGACGACTACGCGGCGGCCGACGACAGCGGCTTCCCGGACTTCATCGGGCAGACGTACGCCCGCAAGAACGTCCTGCGGTACGGCGAGAACCCGCACCAGGGCGCCGCCCGCTACGTCGACGGTACCGGCGGCCTCGCCGAGGCGGAGCAGCTGCACGGCAAGGAGATGTCGTACAACAACTTCACCGACACGGACGCCGCCCGCCGTGCCGCGTACGACCACGCCGAGCCCTGTGTCGCGATCATCAAGCACGCCAACCCGTGCGGCATCGCCATCGGTGACGACGTCGCCGAGGCCCACCGCAAGGCCCACGCCTGCGACCCGCTCTCCGCGTTCGGCGGCGTGATCGCCGTCAACCGCCCGGTCTCCGTCGCCATGGCGAAGCAGGTCGCGGAGATCTTCACCGAGGTCATCGTCGCCCCGGCGTACGAGGACGGGGCCGTCGAGGTCCTCGCCCGCAAGAAGAACATCCGCGTCCTGCGCTGCGAGGGCGAGCCCTCCGCGAAGGTCGAGGTCAAGCCGATCGACGGCGGTGCCCTCCTCCAGGTCACCGACCGCCTCCAGGCCGAGGGCGACGACCCGAAGAACTGGACCCTGGCCACCGGCGAGGCCCTCTCCGGCGAGGAGCTCGCCGAGCTGTCCTTCGCCTGGAAGGCGTCGCGCGCGGTCAAGTCCAACGCCATCCTGCTCGCCAAGGGCGGCGCGTCCGTCGGCGTCGGCATGGGCCAGGTCAACCGCGTCGACTCCGCGAAGCTCGCCGTCGAGCGTGCGGGCGAGGAGCGGGCGAAGGGCTCGTACGCCGCGTCGGACGCCTTCTTCCCGTTCCCGGACGGCCTGGAGATCCTGCTGAACGCGGGCGTCAAGGCCGTGGTCCAGCCGGGCGGTTCGGTACGCGACGAGCTGGTCGTCGAGGCCGCGAAGAAGGCGGGCGTGACCATGTACTTCACGGGCACGCGCCACTTCTTCCACTGA
- the purN gene encoding phosphoribosylglycinamide formyltransferase, translating to MASPPPSAPPLPPASGRSARLVVLVSGSGTNLQALLDVIDAVPNYGAEIVAVGADRDGIVGLERAEGAGIPTFVCRVKDHGTRDEWDAALTAATAAYEPDLVVSAGFMKIVGKQFLARFGGRVVNTHPALLPSFPGAHGVRDALAYGAKVTGCTVHFVDDGVDTGPIIAQGVVEIRHEDDEAALHERIKEVERLLLVEVVGRLARNGYRIEGRKVHVGELR from the coding sequence GTGGCCTCCCCGCCCCCCTCCGCCCCTCCCCTCCCCCCTGCCTCAGGACGCTCCGCCCGTCTGGTGGTCCTGGTCTCCGGTTCCGGTACGAACCTCCAAGCGCTGCTCGACGTGATCGACGCGGTCCCGAACTACGGCGCGGAGATCGTCGCGGTCGGCGCCGACCGCGACGGCATCGTCGGCCTGGAGCGGGCGGAAGGCGCCGGAATCCCCACCTTCGTGTGCCGGGTGAAGGACCACGGGACGCGGGACGAGTGGGATGCCGCGCTGACCGCCGCTACCGCCGCGTACGAGCCCGATCTCGTCGTCTCCGCGGGGTTCATGAAGATCGTGGGGAAGCAGTTCCTCGCCCGGTTCGGCGGGCGGGTGGTCAACACGCACCCCGCCCTGCTGCCCAGTTTTCCCGGTGCGCACGGCGTCCGTGACGCTCTCGCGTACGGCGCGAAGGTCACCGGGTGCACCGTCCACTTCGTCGACGACGGCGTCGACACCGGTCCGATCATCGCCCAGGGCGTGGTCGAGATCCGGCACGAAGACGACGAAGCCGCTCTGCACGAGCGGATCAAGGAAGTCGAGCGTCTGCTGCTCGTCGAGGTCGTGGGGCGTCTCGCCCGCAACGGCTACCGCATAGAGGGACGAAAGGTTCATGTCGGTGAACTCCGCTAA